Proteins encoded within one genomic window of Bradyrhizobium sp. AZCC 1719:
- a CDS encoding cytochrome c oxidase subunit II, giving the protein MIVAIILLLVAVGSVLFHIYSPWWWTPIATNWRYIDDTINITFWITGAVFFAVIAFMAYCVFRFHHKEGRQAHYNPENKKLEWWLSIGTAIGVGAMLAPGLFVWHQFVTVPANATEIEVMGQQWQWAFRLPGKDGRMGTTDVRHISPENPMGLNRDDPHGQDDVVIESGEMHLPVGKPIKVLLRSVDVLHDFYVPEFRAKMDMVPGMVTYFWMTPIRTGTFDVLCAELCGAAHAQMRAKVIVEEESEYHAWLEQQKTFAELSGRSAVTKATYRSGGK; this is encoded by the coding sequence ATGATTGTCGCTATCATACTGCTTTTGGTCGCAGTCGGCTCGGTGCTGTTTCACATCTACAGCCCGTGGTGGTGGACGCCGATCGCCACTAACTGGCGCTACATTGACGACACCATCAACATAACCTTCTGGATCACTGGGGCGGTTTTCTTCGCGGTCATCGCTTTCATGGCCTATTGCGTCTTCCGCTTTCATCACAAGGAAGGAAGACAGGCACACTACAATCCGGAGAACAAGAAGCTCGAGTGGTGGCTCAGCATCGGGACGGCAATCGGCGTCGGAGCCATGCTGGCGCCTGGCCTGTTCGTCTGGCACCAGTTCGTCACGGTTCCGGCGAACGCTACCGAGATCGAGGTCATGGGCCAACAGTGGCAATGGGCCTTCCGCCTGCCGGGGAAGGATGGCCGGATGGGCACGACCGATGTCCGCCACATCAGTCCCGAGAACCCTATGGGCCTGAATCGCGACGACCCGCACGGGCAAGACGACGTCGTGATCGAAAGTGGCGAGATGCACCTCCCGGTCGGAAAGCCGATCAAGGTTTTGCTCCGCTCAGTCGACGTCCTGCACGATTTCTATGTGCCCGAATTCCGGGCCAAGATGGATATGGTGCCCGGCATGGTCACCTATTTCTGGATGACTCCGATCCGAACCGGAACGTTTGACGTGCTGTGCGCCGAGTTGTGCGGCGCAGCGCATGCACAGATGCGGGCCAAGGTCATCGTCGAGGAAGAAAGCGAATATCACGCCTGGCTGGAGCAACAGAAGACGTTTGCGGAATTGTCAGGCCGAAGCGCCGTTACGAAGGCGACATACAGATCAGGCGGCAAGTAG